From Micromonospora echinospora, one genomic window encodes:
- the gcvT gene encoding glycine cleavage system aminomethyltransferase GcvT translates to MTDVTSDVTATQPRRSPLHERHTAAGAKFAPFGGWEMPLEYAGGGVLKEHTAVREAVGVFDVSHLGKVRVTGPGAAGFVNSCLSNDLDRIGPGRAQYTLCCDDATGGVVDDIIAYLHDDEHVFLIPNAANTAEVTRRLRAAAPPSVTVTDEHEAYAVLAVQGPRSAELLDALGLPTGHDYMSFSTATLDGVELTVCRTGYTGELGYELVVPAAHAVAVWDALFAAGTEFGLRACGLAARDTLRTEMGYPLHGQDLSLDITPVQARCGWAVGWTKPAFWGRDALLAEKAAGPRRTLRGLVAVDRAIPRAGMAAHVGDATVGTVTSGTFSPTLKQGIALALLDTAVNLADGDEVEIDVRGRRARMRVTRPPFVDPSVR, encoded by the coding sequence ATGACCGACGTGACCTCCGACGTGACCGCGACCCAGCCGCGTCGTTCCCCGCTGCACGAGCGGCACACCGCCGCGGGCGCGAAGTTCGCCCCCTTCGGGGGCTGGGAGATGCCCCTGGAGTACGCCGGCGGCGGCGTGCTCAAGGAGCACACCGCGGTCCGGGAGGCCGTCGGGGTCTTCGACGTGTCGCACCTCGGCAAGGTGCGGGTGACCGGCCCCGGCGCGGCCGGGTTCGTCAACTCCTGCCTCAGCAACGACCTGGACCGGATCGGCCCCGGCCGGGCGCAGTACACCCTGTGCTGCGACGACGCGACCGGCGGCGTGGTCGACGACATCATCGCCTACCTGCACGACGACGAGCACGTCTTCCTCATCCCGAACGCCGCGAACACCGCCGAGGTGACGCGCCGGCTGCGCGCCGCCGCACCGCCGTCGGTCACGGTCACCGACGAGCACGAGGCGTACGCCGTGCTGGCCGTGCAGGGCCCACGGTCGGCGGAACTGCTGGACGCCCTCGGCCTGCCCACCGGGCACGACTACATGAGCTTCTCCACCGCCACGCTCGACGGGGTGGAGCTGACGGTCTGCCGTACCGGCTACACCGGCGAGCTCGGCTACGAACTGGTGGTGCCCGCCGCGCACGCGGTCGCCGTCTGGGACGCCCTGTTCGCCGCCGGGACGGAGTTCGGGCTGCGCGCCTGCGGCCTGGCCGCCCGGGACACCCTGCGCACCGAGATGGGGTACCCCCTGCACGGGCAGGACCTGTCGCTGGACATCACCCCGGTGCAGGCGCGGTGCGGCTGGGCGGTCGGCTGGACCAAGCCGGCCTTCTGGGGGCGGGACGCGTTGCTGGCCGAGAAGGCCGCCGGCCCCCGTCGTACCCTGCGGGGTCTGGTGGCGGTCGACCGGGCGATCCCCCGTGCCGGCATGGCCGCGCACGTCGGCGACGCCACGGTCGGCACGGTCACCAGCGGAACCTTCTCGCCCACCCTCAAGCAGGGCATCGCCCTGGCCCTGCTCGACACGGCGGTGAACCTGGCCGACGGCGACGAGGTGGAGATCGACGTCCGGGGCCGCCGCGCCCGGATGCGTGTCACTCGGCCCCCCTTCGTCGACCCTTCGGTCCGCTAG
- a CDS encoding caspase family protein — MKRPEPSRSVAVLIGTATHDGGGPHALQSLPAVRANVTELARLLTAPPVDLVAADRCLQLLDLPHPDQAGVTLADRCREAEDLLLVYYAGHGLLDDNGELFLALPGTDSRPDRLKFTAIPYSWINEAVRDSPARTRVVILDCCYAGRSLNAMSPTDAGTVVADHTQIEGTYTLAATAATAWAIAPGGADHTAFTGVLLDLLRDGPPARDGDPADGDLTLDGMYKHLHIELRSRGLPRPTCRNTDFAADLVLRPGRAVEGSGAPPGTDPPSGPPTTAVPAVQTAHAAPQPVIDTLRRPQTLLHPLHWRLLATPWRRFGQAVLALALGGFLLGVWGTVRDRNPLAWWQDGRLGGPVRDVVGAVLVIMLASSALADWRRGFRRDARIKWGPLVFAAASLAIVVALGILDDRLAGMGVRARGRSLAPLVLTIWATAVGLLIGALTNRSHMWWGVPAALALFVGPVETGRMDGPGDSALGALAVVSAFVAVALLAAVRLFDCLSGHLALAMRPRTVTLSRRGLSIRTATGDRLIMWHHLDRVFVAGHVLAVTFMRDYPETEKPHELARSAALGGFAIADIRHFPHSRGEILHAIAHFAGATFHGTTEPTARDDDRPTRADGRPASWYHQRWSSQ, encoded by the coding sequence GTGAAGCGCCCGGAACCGAGCCGGTCGGTGGCGGTCCTGATCGGCACGGCGACCCACGACGGGGGCGGGCCGCACGCGCTGCAGAGCCTGCCCGCGGTACGCGCCAACGTCACCGAGCTGGCGCGGTTGCTCACGGCGCCCCCGGTCGACCTGGTCGCCGCCGATCGATGCCTGCAACTTCTCGACCTTCCCCATCCCGACCAGGCGGGGGTCACCCTCGCCGACCGGTGCCGCGAGGCCGAGGACCTGCTGCTGGTCTACTACGCCGGCCACGGGCTCCTCGACGACAACGGTGAGCTGTTCCTCGCCCTGCCCGGCACGGACTCCCGTCCCGACCGTCTGAAGTTCACCGCGATCCCCTACTCCTGGATCAACGAGGCGGTACGCGACAGCCCGGCCCGCACCCGGGTGGTCATCCTCGACTGCTGCTACGCGGGGCGCTCCCTGAACGCGATGTCCCCCACCGACGCCGGAACCGTGGTCGCCGACCACACCCAGATCGAGGGCACCTACACGCTCGCCGCGACCGCCGCCACCGCATGGGCGATCGCCCCGGGTGGCGCCGACCACACGGCCTTCACCGGAGTGCTGCTGGACCTGCTACGCGACGGGCCCCCGGCACGCGACGGCGACCCGGCCGACGGTGACCTGACCCTCGACGGGATGTACAAGCACCTGCACATCGAGCTGCGTAGCCGTGGTCTGCCCCGGCCGACCTGCCGCAACACCGACTTCGCGGCCGACCTCGTCCTGCGCCCCGGCCGCGCGGTCGAGGGTTCCGGCGCGCCACCGGGTACCGACCCGCCCTCCGGGCCGCCCACCACCGCCGTGCCAGCGGTCCAGACTGCTCACGCCGCGCCGCAGCCAGTGATCGACACTCTCCGCCGACCACAGACCCTGCTCCACCCGCTGCACTGGAGACTGCTGGCCACCCCGTGGCGTCGATTCGGCCAGGCGGTTCTCGCCCTCGCTCTCGGCGGCTTTCTGCTGGGGGTATGGGGCACCGTCAGGGACCGCAACCCGCTCGCCTGGTGGCAGGACGGCCGGCTCGGCGGTCCGGTGCGGGACGTGGTCGGCGCGGTCCTCGTGATCATGCTCGCGTCCAGCGCCCTCGCCGACTGGAGACGCGGATTCCGCCGCGACGCGCGCATCAAGTGGGGACCTCTCGTCTTCGCGGCGGCCAGCCTCGCGATCGTCGTGGCGTTGGGCATCCTTGACGACAGGCTCGCCGGGATGGGCGTCCGAGCGAGGGGCCGTTCCCTGGCACCCCTCGTACTGACGATCTGGGCGACAGCCGTCGGGCTGTTGATCGGCGCCCTCACGAACAGATCGCACATGTGGTGGGGGGTGCCGGCGGCCCTGGCGCTCTTTGTCGGCCCGGTCGAGACAGGGCGGATGGACGGGCCCGGCGATTCCGCTCTCGGCGCGCTGGCGGTCGTGAGCGCGTTCGTGGCGGTCGCGTTGCTCGCCGCCGTCCGACTGTTCGACTGCCTGAGCGGGCACCTGGCGTTGGCCATGCGGCCACGTACCGTCACCCTCTCGCGGCGGGGCCTGAGTATCCGGACCGCGACCGGGGACAGGCTGATCATGTGGCACCACCTGGACCGGGTGTTCGTCGCGGGGCACGTCCTGGCGGTAACGTTCATGCGGGACTACCCCGAGACGGAGAAGCCACACGAACTCGCCCGCTCGGCGGCGCTGGGCGGCTTCGCCATTGCCGACATCCGGCACTTTCCACATTCGCGCGGCGAGATTCTCCATGCCATCGCGCATTTCGCCGGTGCCACCTTCCACGGCACGACCGAACCGACCGCCCGCGACGACGACCGGCCCACCCGGGCGGACGGCAGGCCGGCTTCGTGGTACCACCAGCGCTGGAGCAGCCAGTGA
- a CDS encoding effector-associated constant component EACC1: protein MSVPLETVTLVVYPDHPSADGRRSLASWLRLTDQLRGRVTWAVAPDPSVPAGSMTGVTDVLVVAVGGGGALAVLVQAIAGWLSRRGEDVTVRITGADGQSVELEVRQVRDLTQVATLVENTVRALEQSQPPAGTEQR from the coding sequence GTGTCAGTTCCGCTGGAGACGGTCACCCTGGTGGTGTATCCGGACCATCCCTCCGCCGACGGCCGGCGGTCCCTGGCGTCCTGGCTGCGCCTGACGGACCAGCTGCGGGGGCGGGTCACCTGGGCGGTCGCCCCTGACCCGTCGGTGCCCGCCGGATCGATGACGGGCGTGACGGACGTGCTGGTGGTGGCGGTCGGGGGCGGGGGCGCCCTCGCGGTCCTGGTGCAGGCGATCGCCGGTTGGTTGAGCCGGCGCGGCGAGGACGTCACGGTGCGGATCACCGGCGCGGACGGGCAGTCGGTGGAGCTGGAGGTGCGCCAGGTCCGGGACCTGACACAGGTGGCCACGCTCGTCGAGAACACCGTACGCGCGTTGGAGCAGAGCCAGCCCCCGGCCGGCACGGAACAGCGGTGA
- a CDS encoding DUF2314 domain-containing protein has protein sequence MLITDDFLPVPVPETLTATYLAPMRGLPRVATRTAVTALAGRLAEPVYGLARQMLASPLMSVDTRPIDEFPALPPDLLTAFGATREQLARLAQATHVVVVRAEYRPGWPPAHEWAARAVAAAVAETVDGDVVDVFGLQFLDPATALRSLPDEQGRIRLVDWVLVPYSSDADGLWFTTKGLRRFGLLELQTQGVPDHLTRAWGAVLTGVARRLLRTWTDGLTGEEVPAFVQLPVLTTVTGHDIAVAYGNPEQHGATAPVLLRLELDPATDPEADSFLSLHPPAGNPGPPGRYFASACATLFSGIQPDVRYARRGDAMSKAVATARAGLPDVRARFLAGALPAETQLVVKYGLPGDDGPEFVWAAVTSWETPERLAGTSASDATNDPEVRIGAPVVVEATDVVDWALLGPTGVLEGGWTQAVLDSGDRPHP, from the coding sequence TTGCTCATCACGGACGACTTCCTGCCCGTTCCGGTCCCGGAGACACTGACCGCGACCTACCTGGCGCCGATGCGCGGCCTGCCGAGGGTGGCCACCCGGACGGCGGTGACGGCGCTGGCCGGGCGGCTGGCCGAACCGGTGTACGGGCTGGCCCGGCAGATGCTGGCGAGCCCGTTGATGAGCGTGGACACCCGGCCGATCGACGAGTTTCCCGCGCTCCCGCCGGACCTGCTGACCGCGTTCGGCGCGACCCGCGAGCAGTTGGCGCGGCTGGCCCAGGCGACGCACGTGGTGGTGGTCCGGGCCGAGTACCGGCCGGGGTGGCCGCCGGCCCACGAGTGGGCGGCCCGGGCGGTGGCCGCCGCCGTCGCCGAGACCGTCGACGGGGACGTGGTGGACGTCTTCGGGTTGCAGTTCCTCGACCCGGCGACCGCGCTGCGGTCGCTCCCCGACGAGCAGGGCCGGATCCGCCTGGTCGACTGGGTGCTGGTGCCGTACTCCTCCGACGCCGACGGACTCTGGTTCACCACCAAGGGGCTGCGCCGGTTCGGGCTGCTGGAGTTGCAGACCCAGGGCGTGCCGGACCACCTGACCCGCGCCTGGGGGGCGGTGCTGACCGGGGTGGCCCGCCGGCTGCTGCGGACCTGGACCGACGGGCTGACCGGCGAGGAGGTGCCGGCGTTCGTCCAACTGCCGGTGCTCACCACGGTGACCGGGCACGACATCGCGGTGGCGTACGGCAACCCGGAACAGCACGGCGCGACCGCGCCGGTGCTGCTGCGGCTGGAACTGGACCCGGCGACGGATCCGGAGGCGGACTCGTTCCTCAGCCTGCACCCGCCGGCCGGCAACCCCGGACCGCCCGGGCGCTACTTCGCCTCGGCGTGCGCCACGCTCTTCTCCGGCATCCAACCCGACGTGCGGTACGCCCGCCGGGGCGACGCCATGTCGAAGGCGGTGGCCACCGCCCGGGCCGGACTGCCGGACGTCCGGGCCCGGTTCCTGGCCGGGGCGCTGCCCGCCGAGACGCAGCTCGTGGTGAAGTACGGCCTGCCGGGTGACGACGGTCCGGAGTTCGTCTGGGCGGCGGTGACCTCCTGGGAGACCCCGGAGCGGCTCGCCGGCACCAGCGCCAGCGACGCCACCAACGACCCGGAGGTCCGCATCGGCGCCCCGGTCGTGGTGGAGGCGACGGACGTCGTCGACTGGGCGCTGCTCGGCCCCACCGGCGTCCTCGAGGGCGGCTGGACCCAGGCGGTCCTCGACTCCGGCGACCGCCCCCACCCCTGA
- the cobS gene encoding adenosylcobinamide-GDP ribazoletransferase, with amino-acid sequence MPAESRLGAGLRLAVTTFTTAPVRAGRVDRAAAGTAMAVAPLVGAVLGVVLGGVLLGLAVVAPPLVAAVVTVGAGALLTRGLHLDGLADTVDALGSYRRGSAALEIMKKPDVGPFGVAALVLVLLAQSAVLAELAARSWPAALAAVVTATAAGRFGVTLACRRGIPAARPEGLGALVAGTVGPVAVAAGAVAVALPALAAVPGRPWQGPLAVAVALGAVLLLLRHLVRRLGGITGDVLGASVEVATTLVYLGVVLSG; translated from the coding sequence GTGCCGGCTGAGTCCCGGCTCGGGGCCGGCCTGCGGCTGGCGGTCACCACGTTCACCACCGCGCCGGTGCGTGCCGGTCGGGTGGACCGGGCCGCCGCCGGCACGGCGATGGCGGTCGCGCCGCTGGTCGGGGCCGTGCTCGGGGTGGTCCTGGGCGGGGTGCTGCTCGGCCTGGCCGTGGTGGCCCCGCCGCTGGTCGCCGCCGTGGTGACGGTCGGCGCCGGCGCGCTGCTCACCCGGGGGCTGCACCTGGACGGGCTGGCCGACACGGTCGACGCGCTCGGCTCGTACCGACGGGGTTCCGCCGCGTTGGAGATCATGAAGAAGCCGGACGTGGGGCCGTTCGGGGTGGCCGCGCTGGTGCTCGTCCTGCTGGCGCAGAGCGCGGTGCTCGCGGAGCTGGCCGCCCGGTCGTGGCCGGCGGCGCTCGCGGCGGTGGTCACCGCGACCGCCGCCGGCCGGTTCGGCGTCACCCTGGCCTGCCGGCGTGGGATCCCGGCGGCCCGCCCGGAGGGGCTCGGCGCGCTGGTGGCCGGCACGGTCGGGCCGGTCGCGGTGGCCGCCGGGGCGGTCGCCGTCGCGCTGCCGGCGCTCGCGGCGGTGCCGGGTCGCCCGTGGCAGGGGCCACTCGCCGTCGCCGTCGCGCTCGGCGCCGTGCTGCTGCTCCTGCGCCATCTGGTACGCCGGCTCGGCGGGATCACCGGCGACGTGCTCGGCGCGAGCGTGGAGGTCGCCACGACCCTGGTCTACCTGGGAGTCGTGCTGTCCGGCTGA
- a CDS encoding bifunctional adenosylcobinamide kinase/adenosylcobinamide-phosphate guanylyltransferase gives MSVDGCNTVLVLGGIRSGKSEFAEALVADAVTVRYVATATGGDPDDAEWAARLAAHRNRRPETWTTEETGDDPRRLADVLASAQPHETLLVDDLGGWVTVLLDPAHQPADDTVTIAELAEAVRACPARLVLVSPEVGLSLVPTTPLGRAFADALGSANRAVADACDAVALVVAGQACWLKRSDAPSSDAAGSPSVPSPVDPAPVDPAAPNGHRAGIPAQAGPSEPDTPATTVAPGAGAPVAEAVLPEVLTPAVPPAAQPADGAGWAAPTMTLPMVATGLVIQSGMELPLPDEYAGPQAVERLATRDVPGAGLGVLERVVGFAAATQGTPTPQPWGPVRVLLLHGDHEGGASAGSTAGESARRAAQARAGVGVLARLAAENGATLQVVDAPTAAPMEVGAALTAEAVESALRHGWRLAEEAADAGVHLLVLAACGAGTEAAAAAVLAATAGAEPPAVLGRVVRDGTVDDTAWMIRCAAVRDALHRTRHASRDAKTVLTELGGGDIAVATGILLGATARRLPVLLDGPVGVAAGMVSRDLAGQARHWCLLPDHGGHPAVRLAADVLGLSPLLDLRLDLGEGANALAALPLLRSVLALSAALPAREGDAGPAGEPADEESPEFAEPEPAGPGPATTGSDDEERTDAPDRHAG, from the coding sequence ATGTCCGTAGACGGCTGCAACACGGTCCTGGTGCTCGGCGGTATCCGGTCCGGCAAGTCCGAGTTCGCCGAAGCGCTGGTGGCCGACGCGGTCACGGTCCGCTACGTGGCGACCGCGACCGGCGGGGACCCCGACGACGCCGAGTGGGCGGCCCGGTTGGCGGCGCATCGCAACCGTCGCCCGGAGACCTGGACCACCGAGGAGACCGGTGACGATCCGCGCCGGCTGGCCGACGTGCTCGCCTCGGCGCAGCCGCACGAGACGCTGCTCGTGGACGACCTCGGCGGCTGGGTGACCGTGCTGCTCGACCCGGCCCACCAGCCGGCCGACGACACGGTCACCATCGCCGAGCTGGCCGAGGCGGTCCGGGCCTGCCCGGCGCGTCTGGTGCTGGTGAGCCCGGAGGTGGGGCTGTCGCTGGTGCCGACCACCCCGCTCGGGCGGGCCTTCGCCGACGCGCTCGGGTCGGCCAACCGGGCCGTCGCCGACGCCTGCGACGCGGTGGCGCTGGTGGTGGCCGGGCAGGCCTGCTGGCTGAAACGGTCCGACGCCCCGTCGTCCGACGCCGCCGGGTCGCCGTCCGTCCCGTCCCCGGTCGATCCGGCCCCGGTGGACCCGGCCGCGCCGAACGGGCACCGGGCGGGCATCCCGGCGCAGGCTGGCCCGTCGGAACCGGACACCCCGGCCACCACCGTCGCCCCGGGCGCCGGTGCTCCGGTGGCGGAAGCCGTCCTGCCCGAGGTGCTCACCCCGGCTGTCCCGCCCGCGGCGCAGCCGGCGGACGGCGCCGGGTGGGCCGCGCCGACCATGACCCTGCCGATGGTCGCCACCGGCCTGGTCATCCAGAGCGGCATGGAACTGCCCCTGCCCGACGAGTACGCCGGCCCGCAGGCCGTGGAACGCCTCGCCACCCGGGACGTGCCGGGGGCGGGCCTCGGCGTCCTGGAGCGGGTGGTCGGCTTCGCCGCCGCCACCCAGGGCACGCCCACCCCGCAGCCGTGGGGGCCGGTGCGTGTCCTGCTGCTGCACGGCGACCACGAGGGTGGGGCCTCCGCCGGGTCGACCGCCGGCGAGTCGGCCCGCCGGGCCGCGCAGGCACGCGCTGGCGTCGGGGTGCTGGCCCGCCTCGCCGCCGAGAACGGCGCGACCCTCCAGGTGGTGGACGCCCCCACGGCCGCGCCGATGGAGGTCGGGGCGGCGCTGACCGCCGAGGCGGTCGAGTCGGCGCTGCGGCACGGCTGGCGTCTCGCCGAGGAGGCCGCCGACGCGGGCGTACACCTGCTGGTGCTGGCCGCCTGCGGCGCCGGCACCGAGGCCGCTGCGGCGGCGGTGCTGGCCGCCACGGCCGGGGCGGAACCGCCGGCTGTGCTCGGCCGGGTGGTCCGCGACGGCACGGTCGACGACACCGCGTGGATGATCCGCTGCGCGGCGGTCCGCGACGCCCTGCACCGGACCCGCCACGCGTCCCGCGACGCGAAGACGGTCCTGACCGAGCTGGGCGGCGGTGACATCGCGGTGGCCACCGGGATCCTGCTCGGCGCGACCGCCCGCCGTCTGCCGGTGCTGCTGGACGGTCCGGTGGGCGTGGCGGCCGGCATGGTCAGCCGTGACCTGGCCGGGCAGGCCCGACACTGGTGCCTGCTGCCCGACCACGGCGGGCACCCCGCCGTCCGGCTCGCCGCCGACGTGCTCGGCCTCTCCCCCCTGCTCGACCTGCGGCTCGACCTCGGGGAGGGCGCGAACGCCCTGGCCGCGCTGCCGCTGCTGCGCTCGGTGCTGGCGCTGTCCGCCGCGCTCCCCGCCCGGGAGGGCGACGCCGGCCCCGCAGGTGAACCGGCCGACGAGGAGTCGCCCGAGTTCGCCGAGCCGGAGCCGGCCGGCCCGGGACCGGCCACCACCGGCTCGGACGACGAGGAGCGGACGGACGCTCCCGACCGGCATGCCGGCTGA
- a CDS encoding AMP-dependent synthetase/ligase, with translation MRDVAVAPVVTGVGVGGVAGMVWENARRDPEAVLFLRPDPDHRAWPSPQRVADGVAPVTCRQFRDEVVALARGFVAAGVAAGDRVGLMSRTRYEWTLADYALWSIGAVPVPVYDTSSPDQVAWILADAGAVACVVETAGHARTLAGLRPDLPALRLVWQIDAGALVDLVERGHIVDPETVAARRCAVGGDDIATIVYTSGTTGRPKGCVLTHRNILLDVGNATAVLPELFRAEASTVLFLPLAHAFARLVQVGAVRTRATLVHVADPSGLVDQLQRFRPTFVLAVPRVFEKLHDRIRQRPGGRRRAGIALRGWATEAAYRVAVAYSRRLDTPAGPGAALRLARLLCDVAAYRRVRRVLGGRCRVAIVGGAPVGERMTHFFRGAGILLLEGYGLTETSPALAVNRPSALRIGTVGRPLPGVRLAIAGDGEVLVRGDVVFRGYWNNPEATREAFTADGWLRTGDLGSVDADGYLRITGRKKELIVTASGKNVAPAPIEARIRAHPLVSQCMLVGDGRPYVAALVTVDPRRFARWRDAHGRPGASVAELREDPALRREIQTAVDLANRSVSHAEAVKTFRILPGDLTEAAGELTPTLKVRRDVVRERYAADVAALYPDR, from the coding sequence GTGCGGGACGTGGCGGTGGCGCCGGTGGTCACCGGCGTCGGGGTCGGCGGCGTGGCCGGCATGGTGTGGGAGAACGCCCGCCGGGACCCGGAGGCGGTGCTGTTCCTCCGTCCGGACCCGGACCACCGGGCCTGGCCGTCCCCGCAGCGGGTGGCCGACGGCGTCGCGCCGGTGACCTGCCGGCAGTTCCGCGACGAGGTGGTCGCCCTGGCCCGGGGGTTCGTGGCGGCCGGCGTGGCGGCCGGGGACCGGGTGGGGCTGATGAGCCGGACCCGGTACGAGTGGACCCTGGCCGACTACGCCCTCTGGTCGATCGGCGCGGTGCCGGTGCCGGTGTACGACACGTCGAGCCCGGACCAGGTGGCCTGGATCCTCGCCGACGCGGGGGCGGTGGCGTGTGTGGTGGAGACCGCCGGTCACGCCCGGACGCTGGCCGGTCTGCGGCCCGACCTTCCGGCGCTGCGGCTCGTCTGGCAGATCGACGCCGGCGCCCTGGTGGACCTGGTGGAGCGGGGACACATCGTCGACCCGGAGACCGTGGCCGCCCGGCGGTGCGCGGTGGGCGGCGACGACATCGCCACGATCGTCTACACCAGTGGCACCACCGGCCGCCCCAAGGGCTGCGTGCTGACGCACCGCAACATCCTGCTCGACGTGGGCAACGCGACCGCCGTCCTGCCGGAGCTGTTCCGCGCGGAGGCGTCCACGGTGCTGTTCCTGCCCCTGGCGCACGCGTTCGCCCGGTTGGTGCAGGTCGGGGCGGTACGGACCCGCGCGACCCTGGTGCACGTCGCCGACCCGTCCGGCCTGGTCGACCAGCTCCAGCGGTTCCGTCCCACGTTCGTGCTGGCCGTGCCGAGGGTGTTCGAGAAGCTGCACGACCGGATCCGGCAGCGCCCCGGCGGGCGGCGGCGGGCCGGGATCGCGCTCCGGGGCTGGGCGACCGAGGCCGCGTACCGGGTGGCGGTCGCGTACAGCCGGCGTCTGGACACCCCCGCCGGGCCGGGGGCCGCGCTGCGCCTGGCCCGCCTGCTGTGCGACGTGGCCGCGTACCGACGGGTGCGGCGGGTGCTGGGCGGCCGGTGCCGGGTGGCCATCGTCGGCGGCGCGCCGGTGGGCGAGCGGATGACGCACTTCTTCCGGGGGGCCGGGATCCTCCTGCTGGAGGGGTACGGGCTGACCGAGACCTCGCCCGCGCTGGCGGTGAACCGTCCCTCGGCGCTACGGATCGGCACGGTCGGCCGCCCCCTGCCCGGCGTGCGACTGGCGATCGCCGGTGACGGTGAGGTCCTCGTCCGGGGCGACGTGGTGTTCCGGGGGTACTGGAACAACCCGGAGGCCACCCGGGAGGCGTTCACCGCCGACGGGTGGCTGCGCACCGGTGACCTCGGCAGCGTCGACGCCGACGGCTACCTGCGGATCACCGGGCGGAAGAAGGAGCTCATCGTCACCGCGTCCGGCAAGAACGTGGCGCCCGCGCCGATCGAGGCCCGCATCCGCGCGCATCCCCTGGTCAGCCAGTGCATGCTGGTCGGTGACGGCCGGCCGTACGTGGCCGCGCTGGTCACCGTCGACCCGCGCCGGTTCGCCCGGTGGCGGGACGCGCACGGACGGCCGGGCGCCTCGGTGGCCGAGCTGCGCGAGGACCCCGCGCTGCGCCGGGAGATCCAGACCGCGGTCGACCTCGCCAACCGGTCCGTCTCGCACGCGGAGGCGGTGAAGACCTTCCGGATCCTGCCCGGGGATCTCACCGAGGCCGCCGGGGAACTCACCCCCACCCTCAAGGTCCGGCGGGACGTGGTGCGCGAGCGGTACGCCGCCGACGTGGCCGCCCTCTACCCCGACCGTTGA
- a CDS encoding site-2 protease family protein, giving the protein MTGYDRPGGGERLVLGVPRAAFRPSPVFLALVALFVTSAVLTWHRVGNVRLDVFLFVVSGWLVSLCLHEYAHAIVAFRAGDRSVAHRGYLTLNPLKYSHPLLSIVLPVVVVLLGGIGLPGGAVWVDRHRIPGRLRHTLVSLAGPATNVVFTLVLIVALRLTGPAPLEFLAALALLAFLQLTASALNLLPVPGLDGGNMIQPWLNPQWRRMYDLFAPYGFILLFALLWNPRIAGWFFGAVFAVGDVLGLPAPLYAHGLDLIRFWQS; this is encoded by the coding sequence GTGACCGGGTACGACCGCCCGGGCGGCGGCGAGCGGCTGGTGCTCGGCGTGCCCCGGGCGGCGTTCCGGCCCAGCCCGGTCTTCCTGGCCCTGGTCGCGCTCTTCGTCACCAGCGCCGTCCTCACCTGGCACCGGGTCGGCAACGTCCGGCTGGACGTGTTCCTCTTCGTCGTCTCCGGCTGGCTGGTCTCGCTCTGCCTGCACGAGTACGCCCACGCGATCGTGGCCTTCCGGGCCGGCGACCGGAGCGTGGCGCACCGGGGCTACCTGACGCTCAACCCGCTGAAGTACAGTCACCCGCTGCTGTCGATCGTGCTGCCGGTGGTGGTGGTGCTGCTCGGCGGCATCGGGCTGCCCGGCGGCGCGGTCTGGGTGGACCGGCACCGGATCCCCGGCCGGCTGCGGCACACGCTGGTCAGCCTCGCCGGCCCGGCCACCAACGTGGTGTTCACCCTGGTGCTGATCGTGGCCCTGCGACTGACCGGTCCCGCCCCGCTGGAGTTCCTCGCCGCCCTGGCGCTGCTGGCCTTCCTCCAGCTCACCGCGAGCGCGCTCAACCTGCTCCCGGTGCCGGGCCTGGACGGCGGCAACATGATCCAGCCGTGGCTCAACCCGCAGTGGCGACGGATGTACGACCTGTTCGCGCCGTACGGGTTCATCCTGCTCTTCGCGCTGCTGTGGAACCCGCGTATCGCCGGGTGGTTCTTCGGCGCGGTCTTCGCCGTCGGCGACGTCCTCGGCCTGCCCGCGCCGCTGTACGCACACGGGCTCGACCTGATCCGCTTCTGGCAGTCCTGA